Proteins co-encoded in one Cricetulus griseus strain 17A/GY chromosome 10, alternate assembly CriGri-PICRH-1.0, whole genome shotgun sequence genomic window:
- the LOC100750836 gene encoding 40S ribosomal protein S27-like, whose product MPLARDLLHPSLEEQKKKHKKKRLVQSPNSYFKDVKCPGCYKITTVSSHAQTVVLCVGCSTVLCQPTGGKPRLKEGCSFRRKQH is encoded by the coding sequence ATGCCTCTGGCTAGAGATCTATTACACCCTTCCTtggaagagcaaaagaaaaaacataagaaGAAACGGTTGGTTCAGAGTCCAAATTCTTACTTCAAGGATGTGAAATGTCCAGGTTGCTACAAGATTACTACAGTTTCCAGCCATGCTCAGACagtggttctttgtgtaggttgTTCAACAGTGCTATGCCAGCCCACAGGAGGAAAACCCAGGCTCAAAGAAGGCTGTTCATTTAGAAGAAAGCAACACTAA
- the Utp23 gene encoding rRNA-processing protein UTP23 homolog isoform X2, which translates to MKITRQKHAKKHLGFFRNHFGVREPYQILLDGTFCQAALRGRIQLREQLPRYLMGETQLCTTRCVLKELETLGKELYGAKLIAQKCQVRNCRHFKSAVSGSDCLLSMVEEGNPHHYFVATQDQNVSVKVKKSPGIPLMFIIQNTIVLDKPSPRTVAFVKAVESGQLVSVHEKESIKQLKEEQGLVRNPERRRRRRKKKVGGPNPLSCLKKKKKAPDAKSPASEKKRKRKRTRNRSTPKVPSEQQGVEA; encoded by the exons ATGAAGATCACCAGGCAGAAGCACGCCAAGAAGCACCTCGGCTTCTTCCGCAACCACTTCGGGGTCCGCGAGCCCTACCAGATCCTCCTGGACGGCACCTTCTGCCAGGCGGCGCTGCGGGGCCGCATCCAGCTGCGGGAGCAGCTGCCCCGCTACCTGATGGGGGAGACGCAGCTGTGCACCACGCG ATGTGTGTTAAAGGAGTTAGAAACCCTGGGAAAGGAATTATACGGAGCCAAACTGATCGCACAGAAATGCCAGGTTCGAAATTGTCGTCATTTCAAGAGTGCAGTGAGTGGATCGGACTGTCTCCTGTCCATGGTGGAAGAGGGAAACCCTCATCATTATTTTGTGGCAACACAG gaTCAGAATGTGTCTGTGAAAGTAAAGAAAAGCCCTGGGATCCCTCTCATGTTCATTATTCAGAACACCATAGTGCTAGACAAGCCTTCTCCCAGGACAGTGGCCTTTGTGAAGGCCGTGGAGTCAGGCCAGCTGGTCTCAGTGCACGAGAAAGAAAGCATCAAGCAACTGAAGGAGGAGCAAGGCCTCGTGAGGAACCCTgagcggaggaggaggaggaggaaaaagaaggtggGCGGCCCCAATCCACTCAGCTgcttgaagaaaaagaagaaagcaccCGACGCAAAGTCCCCTGCctcagaaaagaagaggaagaggaaaagaacccGGAACAGATCGACCCCGAAAGTGCCTTCTGAGCAGCAGGGAGTGGAAGCATGA
- the LOC113834289 gene encoding dolichyl-diphosphooligosaccharide--protein glycosyltransferase subunit 4-like, whose product MITDLELAIFASMLGVSLFLLVVLCHCVAVNNPKKQEGNTHTWIFPNNFHFLKVFLNPMEQEAATG is encoded by the exons ATGATCACAGACCTGGAGCTCGCCATCTTCGCCAGCATGCTGGGCGTGTCACTTTTCTTGCTTGTGGTTCTCTGTCACTGCGTGGCAGTCAACAATCCCAAGAAGCAGGAAGGAAA CACCCACACCTGGATTTTTCCAAACAACTTTCATTTCCTCAAAGTCTTCCTTAACCCTATGGAACAAGAAGCTGCCACTGGATAG